One Neosynechococcus sphagnicola sy1 genomic region harbors:
- a CDS encoding PP2C family protein-serine/threonine phosphatase, which produces MQSDTTILYCSNPGCQVPNAETDAVCQSCQTPLVKRYLWQLGSTPPRCQPGEVVGDRYRYLSDRIYLETQPGRPPFAPVEVPSEIETYLRLIPYHLHLPQVYGLLAPSLPDQWLLEHVPLYAAHLSDLPQEKIPVSPQPTVKLRPQLSDRWGMASALRQLNWLWQMANLWQPLREAGVASSLFNPKLLRVEGSLLQLLELQADPAATSLSALGSLWQSWLPATNPEIAPWFTQHCQTLITQADISPDWVVEQIDQQLRGIGNPHPFRLQMATATDQGPSRHRNEDASYPEGGSFEVTNSDPDRAATQLLLVCDGVGGHEGGGIASQLAVECIHKQLQPLQSAHQSSEKTDVQTVISALDAAVRLANDQISDRNDREQRQDRQRMGTTVVMAWLQAPELYITHLGDSRAYWIRPTSCHQLTWDDDVASREVRLGYALYRDALRWPAAGSLIQALGMGSSSLLYPTVQRFILDEESLLLLCSDGLSDNDRVEQYWETALLPIFTGAIDLKTAARQLIDLANTQNGHDNVTVGLLHYQPHGNASDAAPPVVSTTFPSPQSFSMVRSPLSPAQRSKQWNLRWLLLGTSLVLVGWASLLISLTWETLKSKLQSPPLPTSPVVLPSSDISPSPAPH; this is translated from the coding sequence ATGCAGAGTGATACCACGATCCTGTACTGTTCAAATCCTGGTTGTCAGGTTCCCAACGCCGAGACTGATGCGGTTTGCCAAAGCTGTCAGACCCCACTGGTCAAACGCTACCTCTGGCAGCTTGGATCAACTCCCCCCCGTTGCCAACCGGGAGAAGTGGTTGGAGATCGCTACCGCTATCTCAGCGATCGCATCTATTTAGAAACCCAACCGGGGCGGCCCCCCTTTGCTCCGGTGGAGGTACCCTCCGAGATTGAAACCTATTTGCGGCTGATTCCCTATCATCTGCATCTGCCTCAGGTCTATGGTTTACTGGCCCCCAGTTTGCCCGATCAGTGGCTCTTAGAGCATGTTCCCCTCTATGCGGCCCATCTCTCCGATCTCCCCCAGGAGAAGATCCCAGTCTCCCCACAGCCCACGGTAAAACTACGACCCCAACTGAGCGATCGCTGGGGGATGGCCTCAGCATTGCGACAGTTAAATTGGCTGTGGCAGATGGCTAACCTCTGGCAGCCGCTGCGGGAGGCAGGGGTGGCCAGTAGCCTCTTCAACCCAAAACTGCTGCGAGTGGAAGGCTCGTTACTGCAACTGTTAGAACTCCAAGCAGACCCCGCAGCGACCTCCCTATCGGCCCTAGGGAGTCTATGGCAATCCTGGCTACCCGCCACCAACCCAGAAATTGCCCCCTGGTTCACCCAACATTGTCAAACCCTAATCACCCAAGCAGACATTTCCCCAGACTGGGTAGTCGAGCAGATTGATCAACAACTGCGTGGGATTGGCAACCCTCACCCCTTCCGGCTGCAAATGGCGACGGCCACCGATCAAGGGCCGAGTCGTCATCGCAATGAAGATGCCTCTTACCCCGAAGGGGGCAGTTTTGAGGTCACGAACTCAGATCCCGATCGCGCTGCGACCCAGCTACTCCTTGTCTGTGATGGTGTTGGGGGGCACGAAGGGGGAGGGATTGCCTCGCAACTGGCGGTGGAGTGTATCCATAAGCAGTTACAGCCATTACAATCTGCTCACCAGTCCTCTGAGAAAACGGATGTCCAAACGGTGATTTCAGCCTTAGATGCTGCGGTACGGTTGGCGAACGATCAAATCAGCGATCGCAATGACCGTGAGCAGCGCCAAGACCGCCAACGGATGGGCACCACCGTGGTGATGGCATGGCTCCAGGCACCGGAACTGTATATTACCCATCTGGGAGATAGCCGGGCCTACTGGATTCGACCCACCAGCTGCCATCAACTAACCTGGGATGATGATGTGGCTTCTCGGGAGGTGCGCTTGGGCTACGCCCTCTACCGTGACGCTCTGCGGTGGCCTGCCGCTGGTTCTTTGATTCAAGCCCTCGGAATGGGTAGTTCCAGCCTCCTCTATCCAACGGTGCAGCGGTTTATCTTAGACGAAGAGAGTCTGTTGCTCCTGTGCTCCGATGGCTTGAGCGATAACGATCGGGTAGAGCAGTACTGGGAAACCGCCCTGTTGCCGATTTTCACTGGGGCGATCGATCTAAAGACGGCGGCCCGCCAACTAATTGACTTGGCAAATACCCAGAATGGCCACGATAATGTCACAGTAGGACTTTTGCACTATCAGCCTCATGGGAATGCCTCCGATGCTGCCCCCCCCGTGGTGAGTACGACCTTTCCCTCTCCGCAGTCTTTTAGCATGGTGCGATCGCCGCTCTCCCCAGCTCAACGCTCAAAACAATGGAATTTGCGATGGCTGCTTCTCGGTACAAGCTTAGTGCTCGTGGGGTGGGCGAGTCTGTTGATCAGCCTCACGTGGGAAACCCTCAAATCCAAACTCCAGAGTCCTCCCCTGCCAACCTCCCCGGTTGTCCTCCCCTCCTCCGATATCTCCCCATCCCCAGCACCCCATTAG